Within the Chloroflexota bacterium genome, the region GGACTCGTACACCGAGACGTTCGTGGCGATCAAGCTGCTGATCGACAACTGGCGCTGGGCCGGCGTGCCGTTCTACCTGCGCCACGGCAAGCGCCTGCCGAAGCGCTCCTCCGAGATCTCGATCCGCTTCAAGCCGACGCCGCAGCTGCTGTTTGGCATGGGCGACGCCGGCCGCCAGCGCCCCAACGTGCTGACGCTCCGCATCCAGCCAGACGAGGGGATCGCGCTGCGCTTCGGCTCGAAGGTGCCGGGGCCGGGCATGCACATCCGCTCGGTGCTGATGGACTTCCGCTTCGGCACCTCGTTCGGGCGGCAGACGGCGGACGCCTACGAGCGGCTGATCCTCGACGCGATGCAGGGCGACTCGACGCTCTTCACCCGCCGCGACGAGACAGAGGCGGCCTGGACCATCGTCACGTCGATTCTCGAGGGCTGGCAGCACCTGCCGCCACCGGAGTTCTCGAACTACGAGGCCGGCACCTGGGGTCCGCGCGCCGCCCGCGACCTGCTGGCCCGCGAGGGCCGCGCCTGGGCCAGACTCTAGACCAGCCAGCGCACCCCGTACGGCGCCAGCGTCACCGAGTTGCTCGCCGCCACCATCTCGCCGGCCAGGAGGTCGCGCAGCGGCTCCGCGCCTGTTGGGCCGAGACGTGAGAGATCGACGGTCAGCGGACCACCCGTCACGTTGTGGAGCGCCAGCACCGTCTGCCCGTCCGCCGGGCCGCGTCGCAGCGCGAACAGCCCCGGCCCGAGATCGAGCACCTGCTGCGGCGCGGACGGGCTGAAGGCCGGCTGCGCTCGCCGCGTCGTCAGCAGGTGGCGGTAGCCCGCGAACACCCGCGCCGTCTCGGAGCCTGGATCGGCCAGCCACCGCTCGACATCGGACAACGGCAGCCGCGCGTGGTTGAGGTCGCGCTTCCAGCCCGAGCGCTCGAACCCTGCCCGATCGTGGTGGCTGCCGAACAACGAGTGGACGTAGATGCCCGGCACCCCGGCCAGCGCCAGCATGATCGCCTGCGAGCAGAGGAAACGGTCGCGCTTCACCTCCCACGGCTCCGCCAGGTCGCCCGGGTCCGAGAGGATGTCGAACAGCGTCCCATTCAGCTCGTAGGGGCTCTCCGAGCCGTCCGGGTTCGTCTTGTACGAGACCTGCCCACCGTGCGCGACCACCCGGTCGGCCAGGGCCTGGACCTCCGCTTCGGTCAGGATGCCGCGCGCCGGTATCACCCCCACGCCGTCATGGGACGCCTCGAAGTTGAAGAACGTGGTGTCGTCGGAGGGGGTCTCCAGGGAGGCGGCCCACCCCGTCAGCGTGCCGGCGTCGCCCGTCGCGAGGCTGTGCAGCACCAGCGGGGCCAGCGGGAACTGGTAGACCATCTGGGCCTCGTCGTGGCCGTCCCCAAAGTAGGCCACATTGTCGGCGTGTGGCACGTTCGTCTCGGTGACGATCGCCACGCCCGGGGCGACATCGTCCAGCACATCGCGGAACAGCTTGACGATCTCGTGGGTCCGCGGCAGGTGGATGCAGGACGTGCCGATCTCCTTCCAGAGATACCCGACGGCGTCCATCCGCAGCAGGGTCGCCCCACGCTCGACGTAGCTCAGCATCACCTCGACGATGCGCAGCAGGAGGGCCGGGTTGGCGTAGTTCAGATCGACCTGATCGGCGCTGAAGGTCGTCCAGACGTGGAGGGGTCCGTTCGCGGTCTGCACCTGGGTCAGGAGCGGCGTCGTGCGCGGCCGGGTGACGCCCCGCAAGTCGGCGGCCGGGTCGGTGACGATGAAGTACTCGTCGTAGGGCGGCTCGCCACGCAGGAACGCCTGAAACCAAGGTCCTTCCGCCGACACGTGGTTCACGACGAAGTCAAACATCAGCGGGAAGCGCCGGCCCAGCGCCTCGACATCCTCCCAGGAGCCAAGCTCCGGGTTCACCTGCTGGTAGTCGATGACGGAGAAGCCGTAGTCCGACGAGTAGGGGAAGAACGGCAGGATGTGGACGGTGGAGAGGACGCCGTCCAGGTGGCGCTCGGCGAAGGCCCGCAGGGCGGCCAGCGGGGTCCGTGGCTCCTCCGACCCCGGCGATGTGCCTGGCAGTGTAGCTGGAAGAAGGGTGTCGCCGTAGGTGATGAGCAGGGCATCAGCCTGGGTGAAGCGCTGCCCGCTAACGCCGGCTTTCACGCCAGCGGGCGCGGTGAAGCGGTCCAACTGCGCCGCCAACGCCCCGAACGCCGCGTCCCCACGCTCCTGGCCGTAGAGGAACCGCAGCCGCTGCTGCATGCGATCTCGGGGGGCGGGGCGCGCGGACAGCGACATGGCGATCTCCCGGCAACGATGCTCGTCCGATCCTGCCCACAGTGTGCCAGACGGCAGACGCGCGAAGACGCCCCGGCCGGATCTGGCCGGGGCGTCTCTCTGTCCTGAACGGTCAAGGAGCAGCGCGCTAGCGGACCTTCGTCAGCTTGTAGACGCCGGTGATGTCGCCATCGCCGTTGGTGGTGATGAACTGAACCAGGCCACGCTCGGCGGGCTTCAGGCCGACGACCGTTGCGCCGTTCGGGAAGACCCCGCCGATGGCCTCATCCGCCTTGGCGATCAGGCCACCGCCCGGCAGGCGGTCAACGGCGGCGTAGCGGGCGGCATGGCGGCCGGACTGGTTGTCCCAGGTGACCTCGACCCCACCACAGGCGTTGACTTCGATGTAGGCTGGCAGATCGGGCGCGAAGTAGGCGCCGGCCATGTCATAGGTCGGAGTCGAGGTGTTGTAGCAGATGGGCGCATCGACCGGGGCCGCGGCCGCCGACCCGATGCTCGCGACCGAAAGAACCGCGCCAAACGCCAGTGCCAGGAAGGTTGCCCGCTTCATGATGTCCTGCCCCTCTCGTGTGTCCCGTCTCGTCTGAGCCGCGCTGTCGTGGCTCGTCTGAGGGGAATACACGGAGGCGCAGGGGGTTCTCGCAGCAGCACGGCGAAGTGTCAAGCAGATGACACATCGCCGCGTCGGAGAGGGCCGGGATCAGGGCCTACTTCGGCCAGGGGTGTGCGCGCAGCACGTCCTCGTTGATCGCCGAGCCCCAGCCGGGGCCGCTCGGCACCGAGATGTAGCCGTTCTCGATGGTCGGCGGCACCGTCATCAGCTCCGTCTTCCAGGCCACGTCGTCGATGTCGATCTCCATGATCTTGACGTTCGGAAGCGTCCCACAGAACTGCGCCGAGATGATGTCGGCCATGTGGCTGTAGTAGTTGTGCGGGGCGATGTTGATCTCGTAAGCCTCGGCCATGTCGGCCACGCGCTTGCCCTGAATCCAGCCGTTCCAGGGCAGATCGATGATGCAGACATCCATCGCGTGCTGCTCGAGGAACGGGCGGTACTGCTTCGTCGTGCAGAGGCTCTCGCAGGAGGCGATGGGCGTGCTGGTCGAGTCCTTGATCTGGCGCAGCGCGACCGGATCCCAGTTGTCGTACTCGACCCACTGCATGTTGAACTGCTCGAGCAGCTTGGTGATCCGCTGCACGCCGTCCGTGCGGAAGTTGTAGTTGAGGTCCAGCGCGATGCCGACGTTCGGGCCGACGGCGTCGCGGAACGTGCCGATCAGCTTCTCGGTCCGATTCAGGATCTCCGCCGAGACGGTGCCGTCCGTGCCTGAGCTGTCGAGCGCGAAGCCCGGCGAGTAGACATCGGCAGGGTCGCCCGGGATCACGATGTTGGTCTTGAGCGCCGTGAAGCCCCGCGCCACGACCTCCTTCCCGAGCGCCGTGATATCGTCGTAGGAGCGCAGCGGCGGCGTCCCAAGCGCCTCCCAGCTGCGGGCGCGGGTGGTGCCGCAGTGGGACCAGTAGAGGCGCATCTTCTCGCGCATCGGGCC harbors:
- a CDS encoding DUF3459 domain-containing protein, encoding MSLSARPAPRDRMQQRLRFLYGQERGDAAFGALAAQLDRFTAPAGVKAGVSGQRFTQADALLITYGDTLLPATLPGTSPGSEEPRTPLAALRAFAERHLDGVLSTVHILPFFPYSSDYGFSVIDYQQVNPELGSWEDVEALGRRFPLMFDFVVNHVSAEGPWFQAFLRGEPPYDEYFIVTDPAADLRGVTRPRTTPLLTQVQTANGPLHVWTTFSADQVDLNYANPALLLRIVEVMLSYVERGATLLRMDAVGYLWKEIGTSCIHLPRTHEIVKLFRDVLDDVAPGVAIVTETNVPHADNVAYFGDGHDEAQMVYQFPLAPLVLHSLATGDAGTLTGWAASLETPSDDTTFFNFEASHDGVGVIPARGILTEAEVQALADRVVAHGGQVSYKTNPDGSESPYELNGTLFDILSDPGDLAEPWEVKRDRFLCSQAIMLALAGVPGIYVHSLFGSHHDRAGFERSGWKRDLNHARLPLSDVERWLADPGSETARVFAGYRHLLTTRRAQPAFSPSAPQQVLDLGPGLFALRRGPADGQTVLALHNVTGGPLTVDLSRLGPTGAEPLRDLLAGEMVAASNSVTLAPYGVRWLV
- a CDS encoding mandelate racemase/muconate lactonizing enzyme family protein; the encoded protein is MKIAKIEAFLCDAGWRPWVFVKVETDDGLVGWGECSDGRMPRSVAAAVDDFAGALIGTDPRHVEKAYWTMYRIARQHLGGSASRAMAGIELALWDIKARALGVSVCELHGGPMREKMRLYWSHCGTTRARSWEALGTPPLRSYDDITALGKEVVARGFTALKTNIVIPGDPADVYSPGFALDSSGTDGTVSAEILNRTEKLIGTFRDAVGPNVGIALDLNYNFRTDGVQRITKLLEQFNMQWVEYDNWDPVALRQIKDSTSTPIASCESLCTTKQYRPFLEQHAMDVCIIDLPWNGWIQGKRVADMAEAYEINIAPHNYYSHMADIISAQFCGTLPNVKIMEIDIDDVAWKTELMTVPPTIENGYISVPSGPGWGSAINEDVLRAHPWPK